The following proteins are co-located in the Canis aureus isolate CA01 chromosome X, VMU_Caureus_v.1.0, whole genome shotgun sequence genome:
- the LOC144308443 gene encoding uncharacterized protein LOC144308443 has product MQKGNMGGGDRGSGKKPSVKDKLRFSVCDVSSDEFKKTWLALKELHDRELHRLQAKLATLRKERLADGRWTGSIAKIKELTEQQKVLNSTIRDLRNQLNAKVCDRCSMNETYRNTLQQEFYDIQQQNLQFIAELTAERNKLREENKKLSEKLRLNQQQFQPSFSFSDSDDDDFIPCTQRSVQVFSVKEPAPSAQMHLPIQMRQSNTEQIRSGRKKERRQSPKFAIPFYSQDLFEEPQISPEISSNSSKPAAVSSTNQKSTAAFPLTSTLDPQSGDGFQDVSDLHEDKLGQPKRKHIITQKTSTQKCETHIDFSWSLSSISAENPTTQVISETSEENMPDYNKSSLSPFTSRKEKPPLTVFPFDYTLKSNGKRRLKAGTAYCNNVFSVRDCSNQTLSTEQSVKKNSNESTSTEYGAYKPPSDTQSLIFESVIKRKAKIQSGKREK; this is encoded by the coding sequence ATGCAGAAAGGGAACATGGGTGGAGGAGACAGGGGAAGTGGTAAGAAACCTTCCGTAAAAGATAAATTGCGGTTCAGTGTCTGTGATGTGTCGTCTGACGAGTTTAAGAAAACTTGGCTAGCACTCAAAGAGCTCCATGATAGAGAGCTACACCGTTTACAGGCAAAATTAGCCACTTTGAGGAAAGAGCGATTGGCAGACGGGAGGTGGACAGGCTCCATAGCCAAAATTAAAGAGCTGACCGAACAACAGAAAGTCCTCAATAGCACCATTCGTGACTTGCGAAATCAGTTAAACGCAAAAGTATGTGACCGCTGTTCAATGAATGAAACGTACAGGAACACGCTACAGCAAGAGTTTTATGATATTCAGCAACAAAATCTTCAGTTTATTGCTGAGCTTACTGCAGAAAGGAATaagttaagagaagaaaataaaaagctttctgaAAAACTAAGACTGAATCAGCAACAGTTtcagccttctttttctttttctgatagcgATGATGATGACTTTATTCCCTGTACTCAAAGGTCTGTGCAAGTTTTTTCGGTCAAGGAGCCTGCCCCAAGTGCTCAGATGCATCTGCCTATCCAAATGAGGCAATCAAATACTGAACAGATAAgatctgggagaaaaaaagaacgaCGACAAAGTCCAAAGTTTGCAATTCCATTTTACAGTCAGGACCTCTTTGAGGAGCCACAGATCTCTCCTGAGATTTCTTCTAATAGCAGTAAGCCTGCTGCAGTGAGCAGTACCAATCAGAAGTCAACTGCAGCTTTTCCTTTAACATCTACACTTGATCCTCAAAGTGGGGATGGATTTCAAGATGTTTCAGACCTTCATGAAGACAAGCTTGGCCAGCCAAAAAGGAAACATATCATCACCCAGAAGACCTCCACACAAAAGTGTGAAACTCATATTGACTTCTCTTGGAGCCTTTCCAGTATTTCTGCAGAAAACCCAACTACTCAAGTCATATCTGAAACTTCAGAGGAAAATATGCCTGATTATAACAAAAGTTCACTTTCCCCTTTTACATCGAGAAAGGAAAAGCCCCCTTTAACTGTATTTCCTTTTGACTATACCTTAAAATCTAATGGGAAAAGAAGATTGAAGGCTGGTACTGCTTATTGCAACAATGTGTTTTCTGTAAGAGATTGCAGTAACCAGACACTGTCCACTGAACAATCCGTTAAGAAGAATAGTAATGAATCTACAAGTACAGAGTATGGTGCCTATAAGCCTCCAAGTGATACCCAAAGTTTGATCTTTGAGTCTGTAatcaagagaaaagccaagataCAGTCAGGAAAAAGGGAGAAGTAG